CGTAGTGGTGCAGGTGGTTGCCGGTCCGGGCGGCCAGGCGCACGCCGTGGCCGTCGGCGAGGCGCGCCGTGAGGGCCCGTACGACGTCGCCGGGCCGGATGCCGATCTCCTCGGCCAGGTGCTCCGCCGCGAGGTCGGTGTCGTGCAGGTAGTTCTGGCGGCGGTAGAAGAAGTCCCGGATCTCTTCGTGCGGTGAGCGGGGTGCCTCCTGTCCGGTGTCCCGGCCGTCCGCGGCGTCGGCGAGCCGTTCGGCCAGGAGTTGGTTGCGGCGGCCCAGGTCGAGCAGGACCTTGGCGACCGCGGGCATCCGTGCGGAGAGTTCCGCGAGGTCGGCCGGGGACACCCGGGCTTCGGCGAGCTCCGTGGCCAGCGCCTCACGCAGATCCGCCACCAGGCGGGTCGTGTCGCGCTCCGAGAAGAAGCCGGGGTCGACGCCGAAGGCTTCGGTCAGCCGCAGCAGGACCGGCACGGTGAGCGGGCGGGAGTCGTGCTCCATCTGGTTCAGATAGCTGGGTGAGATGCCCAGGACCCGGGCCAGCTCGGCCTGGCTCATCCGGCGCTCCTCGCGCAGCCGTCGCAGCCGCGCTCCCGCGTAGGTCTTGCTCACCGCGCACCTCCGTAGTCCGGGACGGTCGTCAGCGTACGTGAACCATGCGTCGCAACACCCTTCGCAAAGTTGGCAAATGCGGCCATGAAGATTCGCAGAAGTTGGCACACGGCCATAGTTGTTGGCACTCAGTGCCGGTGCCAGAGTTCCTGTGCGGCCCGCCGGACCATGGCGGCCAACGCGCCCCACCGGGCCCGATTCACGGCCCTGAAGTCGGAGATCCCGGCAACGGCAGCAGGCTGACCGGCGGCATTGCTCAGCTCCACCCAGCGGCGGGAAGGCGGGCCGCATCCCAGACAGGACACCCAGTGCCATTCCCTTTCGCGGGCAGCGGGGAGATTGGCAGACCGGACAACCGAGGAGACGGTGACGACCATGGCAGAGGCAAGGACGACGGCGGCCGAGGAGCTCGCGCAGCGCTGGGCCACCGATCCCCGGTGGCAGGGCATCGAGCGCACCTACGGCGCCGAGGAGGTGGTCCGGCTCTCCGGCAGCGTCCGCGAGGAGCACACCCTGGCCCGGCGCGGTGCCGAGCGGCTGTGGCGGCAGCTGCACGAGCAGGACTACATCCACGCGCTGGGCGCGCTGACCGGCGGGCAGGCGGTACAGCAGGTCAAGGCCGGGCTGCAGGCGATCTACCTCTCCGGCTGGCAGGTCGCCGCCGACGCCAACCAGGCCGGCCACACCTACCCCGACCAGAGCCTGTACCCGGCCAACTCCGTTCCGCAGGTGGTGCGCCGGATCAACAACGCGCTGCTGCGCGCCGACCAGATCGCCACCGCCGAGGGCGACGGCGACACCACCGACTGGCTCGCCCCGGTCGTCGCCGACGCGGAGGCCGGTTTCGGCGGTCCGCTCAACGCCTGCGAGCTGACCAAGGCCATGATCGCGGCCGGTGCCGCCGGCATCCACTACGAGGACCAGCTCGCCTCGGAGAAGAAGTGCGGCCACCTCGGCGGCAAGGTTCTCGTCCCCACCGGCCAGCACATCCGCACCCTCAACGCGGCCCGTCTCGCCGCCGACATCGCCGATGTGCCCACCGTGATCGTGGCCCGTACGGACGCCCTCGCGGCGAACCTGCTGACCAGCGACATCGACGAGCGCGACGCCGAGTTCGTCACCGGCGAGCGCACGGCGGAGGGCTTCTACCGGGTCCGCAACGGCATGGCACCGGTCATCGCGCGGGGCCTGGCCTACGCCCCGTACGCCGACCTGATCTGGGTCGAGACCGGCACCCCTGATCTCGCACAGGCCCGGGAGTTCGCCGAGGCGATCCACGCCCGGTACCCGGACCAGATGCTGGCGTACAACTGCTCGCCGTCCTTCAACTGGAAGGCGGCGCTGGACGACGACCAGATCGCCAAGTTCCAGCGGGAGCTGGCCGCGATGGGCTACCGCTTCCAGTTCATCACCCTGGCCGGCTTCCACTCCCTCAACCACGGCATGTTCGACCTCGCCCGAGGCTATGCCGAGCACGGGATGACCGCCTATGTCGACCTGCAGGAGCGGGAGTTCGCCGCCCAGGCGCACGGCTTCACCGCCGTCAAGCATCAGCGTGAGGTCGGCACCGGCTACTTCGACCAGGTCTCCACGGCCCTCAACCCCGCCTCCTCCACCACCGCGCTGACCGGCTCCACCGAAGAGGAGCAGTTCCGCTAGGAGGCGTCTCCCTCTAGTAGGAGGCGTCTCCCCCTAGCCCGCCCTCGGGCGCCTGCCGTTCCGGCCCGTGACCGGGCGAGGGCCGGGCGACCGTCTCCGGCCGGCCCTCGCTCCGCTTCCCGATCAGGAGAACCTGATGTCCACCAGCGCACTGACACACCGCGTCCGGGTCCTCGCGGCGCCGGGCGACCGCCACGAGGAGATCCTCACGCCCGCGGCCCTGGACTTCGTCGGCCACCTGGCCGCCGCCTTCGGCGAGCGTCGCCTGGACGTCCTGCGGGAGCGCCGCCGCCAGGCGAGCCGTCTCGCGGCCGGCTCCCCGCTCGACTTCCGCCTCACCACCTCCGCCATCCGCGCGGACCGCTCCTGGCGCGTGGCGGCCCCGGCTCCGGGGCTGACCGACCGCCGGGTCGAGATCACCGGCCCGCCGGACCGCCGTATGACCGTCAACGCCCTCAACTCCGGTGCGCACGTGTGGATGGCCGACTTCGAGGACGCCACCTCCCCCACCTGGGAGCACATCGTCGGCGGTCAGCTCAACCTGCTCGACGCCATCGAGCGCCGGATCGACTTCACCACCGAGGCGGGCAAGGAGTACCGGCTGGGCGACCGGCTCGCCACCGTCATGGTCCGGCCCCGCGGCTGGCACCTGGACGAGGAACACCTGGAGTTCGACGGCCGGCCCGTGCCCGCCTCCCTCGTCGACTTCGGGCTCTACTTCTTCCACTGCGCGCAGCGCCGGATCGACGCCGGCCACGGGCCGTACTTCTACCTGCCGAAGCTGGAGAACCGGGGCGAGGCCCGCCTGTGGAACGACGTGTTCG
This genomic stretch from Streptomyces nigrescens harbors:
- the aceA gene encoding isocitrate lyase, yielding MAEARTTAAEELAQRWATDPRWQGIERTYGAEEVVRLSGSVREEHTLARRGAERLWRQLHEQDYIHALGALTGGQAVQQVKAGLQAIYLSGWQVAADANQAGHTYPDQSLYPANSVPQVVRRINNALLRADQIATAEGDGDTTDWLAPVVADAEAGFGGPLNACELTKAMIAAGAAGIHYEDQLASEKKCGHLGGKVLVPTGQHIRTLNAARLAADIADVPTVIVARTDALAANLLTSDIDERDAEFVTGERTAEGFYRVRNGMAPVIARGLAYAPYADLIWVETGTPDLAQAREFAEAIHARYPDQMLAYNCSPSFNWKAALDDDQIAKFQRELAAMGYRFQFITLAGFHSLNHGMFDLARGYAEHGMTAYVDLQEREFAAQAHGFTAVKHQREVGTGYFDQVSTALNPASSTTALTGSTEEEQFR